Proteins co-encoded in one Montipora capricornis isolate CH-2021 chromosome 12, ASM3666992v2, whole genome shotgun sequence genomic window:
- the LOC138025981 gene encoding uncharacterized protein isoform X3 — protein sequence MESLANVYSNLAFSSDVVSAGNLTHTAKVRKGTSRDFVPPDDASFGHTAATPRREIFFDSAGWGKEGKAIPNARYHSQLFYLDEYALVGDQCGNAVTPSRKRDSREEKHREKKSSKEERNSTSSRFNVSKHQNVGRHYCCGIVGIREIALLQVLTFFTAVTGLTLVMMILNGMITISPNAVNDATSPEKQVDFSSRFQELEAKFSKIKEELNNTREELKELRQVKEPLPERKTLNDTIEANFSRDQEDFKMMLNSSEKRLITMISDIGVQVNETDQKLRKETRSLWATGIQIKSSLNDLRDKVHLGEQRINQTIDLKIKHYGDVQPLRMSFNNSLREMKNELTRMWFSLNSTGKRLQEQFTASWLSMWSAVNATQLELLNKITNVSKMAGPSVAPGLNGKGDLSQCKYDVETGFTTNGGEKVADASVAESVGSRIIGVTCSTNFAQEYNLESTVSSNKRKYICNCKGDSKLFRPTSQEKKTCNLHYWSCPTG from the exons ATGGAATCGTTGGCAAATGTCTACTCCAATCTTGCATTTAGTAGCGATGTAGTTTCCGCGGGAAATTTGACACACACGGCTAAAGTACGCAAAGGCACCTCCAGAGACTTTGTTCCACCAGATGACGCAAGCTTCGGTCACACCGCTGCAACTCCAAGACGAGAAATTTTTTTCGACTCTGCTGGCTGGGGTAAGGAAGGGAAAGCTATACCAAACGCACGATACCACTCACAACTCTTTTACCTCGATGAGTATGCGTTGGTAGGTGATCAATGTGGTAATGCCGTAACTCCATCGAGAAAGAGAG ATTCACGAGAGGAAAAGCACCGggaaaagaaaagcagcaaagaagaaagaaatagtACCTCTTCCCGTTTTAATGTCTCAAAACACCAGAACGTGGGAAGACATTATTGCTGTGGTATCGTTGGTATTCGAGAAATTGCTCTTCTTCAAGTCCTGACTTTTTTCACAGCCGTTACAGGTTTGACTTTGGTGATGATGATACTTAATGGGATGATCACGATTTCTCCAAATGCTGTGAACG ATGCGACATCACCAGAAAAACAGGTTGACTTTTCATCTCGATTCCAAGAATTGGAAGCAAAGTTTTCGAAGATAAAAGAGGAATTAAACAACACTCGAGAAGAACTGAAAGAATTGCGTCAAGTCAAGGAACCACTACCAGAAAGGAAGACACTTAACGACACCATTGAG GCAAACTTCTCAAGAGACCaagaagacttcaaaatgatgCTGAATTCGTCCGAGAAACGATTAATCACCATGATTTCCGATATTGGGGTCCAAGTTAACGAGACTGATCAAAAACTGCGGAAAGAAACAAGATCGTTATGGGCCACCGGTATTCAG ATAAAAAGCAGTTTGAATGACCTTAGAGACAAAGTCCACTTAGGAGAACAAAGAATAAACCAAACAATCGATCTAAAG ATAAAACATTACGGCGACGTACAACCCCTTCGGATGTCATTTAACAATTCCCTCCGAGAAATGAAGAATGAGTTGACTCGAATGTGGTTCTCATTGAACTCTACTGGTAAAAGACTGCAAGAACAGTTCACAGCTTCGTGGTTATCGATGTGGAGTGCAGTCAACGCCACCCAGCTGGAACTTTTGAATAAA ATCACCAACGTCAGCAAGATGGCAGGTCCGAGTGTTGCACCGGGATTGAACGGTAAAGGAGACCTTAGTCAATGCAAATACGATGTCGAAACCGGATTTACTACGAATGGGGGTGAAAAAGTTGCAGACGCTAGCGTAGCTGAGTCAGTA GGATCAAGAATAATTGGTGTAACCTGTTCCACAAATTTCGCTCAAGAGTATAACCTTGAGTCAACGGTTTCCTCAAACAAACGGAAATACATATGCAACTGCAAAGGGGACTCCAAACTCTTTCGTCCAACGTCGCAGGAGAAGAAGACATGCAACCTTCATTATTGGTCATGCCCGACAGGCTAA
- the LOC138025981 gene encoding uncharacterized protein isoform X2 has protein sequence MESLANVYSNLAFSSDVVSAGNLTHTAKVRKGTSRDFVPPDDASFGHTAATPRREIFFDSAGWGKEGKAIPNARYHSQLFYLDEYALVGDQCGNAVTPSRKRGKTKKPNCSADQLNNTGFYANLTDSREEKHREKKSSKEERNSTSSRFNVSKHQNVGRHYCCGIVGIREIALLQVLTFFTAVTGLTLVMMILNGMITISPNAVNDATSPEKQVDFSSRFQELEAKFSKIKEELNNTREELKELRQVKEPLPERKTLNDTIEANFSRDQEDFKMMLNSSEKRLITMISDIGVQVNETDQKLRKETRSLWATGIQIKSSLNDLRDKVHLGEQRINQTIDLKIKHYGDVQPLRMSFNNSLREMKNELTRMWFSLNSTGKRLQEQFTASWLSMWSAVNATQLELLNKITNVSKMAGPSVAPGLNGKGDLSQCKYDVETGFTTNGGEKVADASVAESVGSRIIGVTCSTNFAQEYNLESTVSSNKRKYICNCKGDSKLFRPTSQEKKTCNLHYWSCPTG, from the exons ATGGAATCGTTGGCAAATGTCTACTCCAATCTTGCATTTAGTAGCGATGTAGTTTCCGCGGGAAATTTGACACACACGGCTAAAGTACGCAAAGGCACCTCCAGAGACTTTGTTCCACCAGATGACGCAAGCTTCGGTCACACCGCTGCAACTCCAAGACGAGAAATTTTTTTCGACTCTGCTGGCTGGGGTAAGGAAGGGAAAGCTATACCAAACGCACGATACCACTCACAACTCTTTTACCTCGATGAGTATGCGTTGGTAGGTGATCAATGTGGTAATGCCGTAACTCCATCGAGAAAGAGAGGTAAGACTAAGAAACCGAACTGTTCTGCCGATCAATTGAACAACACTGGTTTTTACGCCAATTTAACAGATTCACGAGAGGAAAAGCACCGggaaaagaaaagcagcaaagaagaaagaaatagtACCTCTTCCCGTTTTAATGTCTCAAAACACCAGAACGTGGGAAGACATTATTGCTGTGGTATCGTTGGTATTCGAGAAATTGCTCTTCTTCAAGTCCTGACTTTTTTCACAGCCGTTACAGGTTTGACTTTGGTGATGATGATACTTAATGGGATGATCACGATTTCTCCAAATGCTGTGAACG ATGCGACATCACCAGAAAAACAGGTTGACTTTTCATCTCGATTCCAAGAATTGGAAGCAAAGTTTTCGAAGATAAAAGAGGAATTAAACAACACTCGAGAAGAACTGAAAGAATTGCGTCAAGTCAAGGAACCACTACCAGAAAGGAAGACACTTAACGACACCATTGAG GCAAACTTCTCAAGAGACCaagaagacttcaaaatgatgCTGAATTCGTCCGAGAAACGATTAATCACCATGATTTCCGATATTGGGGTCCAAGTTAACGAGACTGATCAAAAACTGCGGAAAGAAACAAGATCGTTATGGGCCACCGGTATTCAG ATAAAAAGCAGTTTGAATGACCTTAGAGACAAAGTCCACTTAGGAGAACAAAGAATAAACCAAACAATCGATCTAAAG ATAAAACATTACGGCGACGTACAACCCCTTCGGATGTCATTTAACAATTCCCTCCGAGAAATGAAGAATGAGTTGACTCGAATGTGGTTCTCATTGAACTCTACTGGTAAAAGACTGCAAGAACAGTTCACAGCTTCGTGGTTATCGATGTGGAGTGCAGTCAACGCCACCCAGCTGGAACTTTTGAATAAA ATCACCAACGTCAGCAAGATGGCAGGTCCGAGTGTTGCACCGGGATTGAACGGTAAAGGAGACCTTAGTCAATGCAAATACGATGTCGAAACCGGATTTACTACGAATGGGGGTGAAAAAGTTGCAGACGCTAGCGTAGCTGAGTCAGTA GGATCAAGAATAATTGGTGTAACCTGTTCCACAAATTTCGCTCAAGAGTATAACCTTGAGTCAACGGTTTCCTCAAACAAACGGAAATACATATGCAACTGCAAAGGGGACTCCAAACTCTTTCGTCCAACGTCGCAGGAGAAGAAGACATGCAACCTTCATTATTGGTCATGCCCGACAGGCTAA
- the LOC138025981 gene encoding uncharacterized protein isoform X1 — protein MDSLSNVYSNLAFSGDVVSAGNLTHTAKVRKGTSRDFVPPDDASFGHTAATPRREIFFDSAGWGKEGKAIPNAGYHSQLFYLDEYALVGDQGGNVVTPSRKRGKTKKPNCSPDQLNNTGFYANLTDSREEKQQEKKSSKEERNSTSSRFNVSKHQNVGRHYCCGIVGIREIALLQVLTFFTAVAGLTLVMMILNGMITISPNAVNDATSPEKQVDFSSRFQELEAKFSKIKEELNNTREELKELRQVKEPLPERKTLNDTIEANFSRDQEDFKMMLNSSEKRLITMISDIGVQVNETDQKLRKETRSLWATGIQIKSSLNDLRDKVHLGEQRINQTIDLKIKHYGDVQPLRMSFNNSLREMKNELTRMWFSLNSTGKRLQEQFTASWLSMWSAVNATQLELLNKITNVSKMAGPSVAPGLNGKGDLSQCKYDVETGFTTNGGEKVADASVAESVGSRIIGVTCSTNFAQEYNLESTVSSNKRKYICNCKGDSKLFRPTSQEKKTCNLHYWSCPTG, from the exons ATGGATTCCTTGTCAAACGTCTACTCCAATCTTGCATTTAGTGGCGATGTAGTTTCCGCGGGAAATTTGACGCACACGGCTAAAGTACGCAAAGGCACCTCTAGAGACTTTGTTCCACCAGATGACGCAAGCTTCGGTCACACCGCTGCAACTCCAAGACGAGAAATTTTTTTCGACTCTGCTGGCTGGGGTAAGGAAGGGAAAGCTATACCAAACGCAGGATACCACTCACAACTCTTTTACCTCGATGAGTATGCGTTGGTAGGTGATCAAGGTGGTAATGTCGTAACTCCATCAAGAAAGAGAGGCAAGACTAAGAAACCGAACTGTTCTCCCGACCAATTGAACAACACTGGTTTTTACGCCAATTTAACAGATTCACGAGAGGAAAagcaacaggaaaagaaaagcagcaaagaagaaagaaatagtACCTCTTCCCGTTTTAATGTCTCAAAACACCAGAACGTGGGAAGACATTATTGCTGTGGTATCGTTGGTATTCGAGAAATTGCTCTTCTTCAAGTCCTGACTTTTTTCACAGCCGTTGCGGGTCTGACTTTGGTGATGATGATACTTAATGGGATGATCACGATTTCTCCAAATGCTGTGAACG ATGCGACATCACCAGAAAAACAGGTTGACTTTTCATCTCGATTCCAAGAATTGGAAGCAAAGTTTTCGAAGATAAAAGAGGAATTAAACAACACTCGAGAAGAACTGAAAGAATTGCGTCAAGTCAAGGAACCACTACCAGAAAGGAAGACACTTAACGACACCATTGAG GCAAACTTCTCAAGAGACCaagaagacttcaaaatgatgCTGAATTCGTCCGAGAAACGATTAATCACCATGATTTCCGATATTGGGGTCCAAGTTAACGAGACTGATCAAAAACTGCGGAAAGAAACAAGATCGTTATGGGCCACCGGTATTCAG ATAAAAAGCAGTTTGAATGACCTTAGAGACAAAGTCCACTTAGGAGAACAAAGAATAAACCAAACAATCGATCTAAAG ATAAAACATTACGGCGACGTACAACCCCTTCGGATGTCATTTAACAATTCCCTCCGAGAAATGAAGAATGAGTTGACTCGAATGTGGTTCTCATTGAACTCTACTGGTAAAAGACTGCAAGAACAGTTCACAGCTTCGTGGTTATCGATGTGGAGTGCAGTCAACGCCACCCAGCTGGAACTTTTGAATAAA ATCACCAACGTCAGCAAGATGGCAGGTCCGAGTGTTGCACCGGGATTGAACGGTAAAGGAGACCTTAGTCAATGCAAATACGATGTCGAAACCGGATTTACTACGAATGGGGGTGAAAAAGTTGCAGACGCTAGCGTAGCTGAGTCAGTA GGATCAAGAATAATTGGTGTAACCTGTTCCACAAATTTCGCTCAAGAGTATAACCTTGAGTCAACGGTTTCCTCAAACAAACGGAAATACATATGCAACTGCAAAGGGGACTCCAAACTCTTTCGTCCAACGTCGCAGGAGAAGAAGACATGCAACCTTCATTATTGGTCATGCCCGACAGGCTAA